The genomic interval gctgcacatgcttatctaggaaGACACTTAGGGCAACatttattaagccctgttttctcagagcaagacaGTCTACAATCTTTTACAGAGTTGTACAAGGTGATATAATGTGAGCatcatttttggaaaatggggcttaatgcattgcaaGTGCAATCcacaggtaagcctgtgcagtgtgcacacagactaatcaagtATGATAGTTTACGCTTTGagaaaattttcgtttaaagggatttcttctgaacaaaaatcaagtcttgaTGGAAAGCGTCGTCTCAggtaagcctgtgaggactgcacgggctaatttgggacaacactatacacatgcattaagcccagttttgcaaGAACAGGGCTTAAGTTAAGTATGCTTCAAATCTGTTGTAGAGGGGTATTTATAAATTCTGATAAGAACAAATATGAGAcaatgatgtacatgtacatgcaaattaaaaacaattgttgaACGATACTTATCTTAGGAATGTATGAGATTTTTATTACTTACTGTAAATGGGTAGTCAAGCTAGTAAACATAGTCTTATTAGATTGTGAaatcttaatttatttaaataaagaaagaagaaaaaaatgcaagaatacaataaaaaatgtatgttgaGAAACTATTAATGTATagtagaattttttttaaataaagcattGCAAACACTTTATAAACTGTAAAATCgttattatttgtgggacattaattaTCATTGAATTTGTGGGTTTACTGATGCATGAATTCAATTCAAACACATAACACCAGAATAAGAAATCCAGGAATTTACATGTCcacaaaaaagtaattttttgaaAACTCCAAAATGTTATGTCAACATATATCTGATTAATGGGGACCCAATTTTTTGTGTCAGTcagcacatttttatgccccccttcgaagaagagggggtatattgttttgcacatgtcggtcggtcggtctgtaggttggcggtcggtccgtccaccagatggtttcaggatgataactcaagaacgcttaggcctaggatcatgaaacttcataggtacgttgatcatgactggcagatgacccctattgattttcaggtcactagatcaaaggtcaaggtcacagttacttgaaatagtaaaatggtttccggatgataactcaaaaatgcttacgcctaggatcatgaaacttcataggtacattgataatgactggcagatgacccctattgattttcaggtcactaggtcaaaggtcaaggtcacagtgactcgaaatagtaaaatggtttccggatgataactcaagaatgcttacgcctaggatcatgaaacttcataggttcattaatcatgacttgcagatgacccctaataattttcaggtcactaggtcaaaggtcaaggtaacagtgacttgaaacagtaaaatggtttcctgatgataactcaagaataattagagGTCAGCGTCACAGTGactgaaaacagtaaaatggcatccggataactcaaaaatgcttacgcttaggatcatgaaacttcataggtacattgataatgactggcagatgacccttattgattttcaggtcactaggtcaaaggtcaaggtcacagtgaatcgaaaaagtaaaatggtttccggatgataactcaagaatgcttatgcctaggatcatgaaacttcataggttcattgatcatgactagcagatgacccctaataattttcaggtcacttggtcaaaggtcaaggtcacagtgacaaaaaacgtattcacataatggctgccactacaactgacagcccatatggggggcatgcatgttttacaaacagcccttgttttaatagtTTCCTGTCTGGATGGGACATGATCATTTAgagctttttttctttcttacataatggctgtttttcacaaatttgagaatttgacgactcaaatgttcacaatttaaaaaagtttgttactcaaatttttacaattgtaaaaagtttgcgactcattttttgacaattttgaacaATTCATGACTCATTTGttcataattttaaaaagtttgcgactcattttttgacaattttgaacagtttgtgactcatttgttcacaattttgaaaagtttgcgactcattttttcacatacTGAGGGGGCCACAGCCCCTTCACAAGGATGAGACAAAACGAGCCCTGtgatttgatttgtgtttgttgGAGTTTGGTTATTTTTaaactgaaacatttatttttcctcAACTGAACATATCAAACCAAATTAATGTTTGCAAATTACTTGGAAAAACCGGTGCCATGGGATAAGTTACTGTGAAAATGTGGAGTTTTGGGCATCTTCAGAGTACGGGCAAACTAGTTGTTCATGTTACTTAGAATTTTACTCCCAGGTGTATGTGAACAGTCAGGTGCTTTCTTCTTTTTAAAGTACACGTAAAAGGCACCTTCTTATATGCTATTGgactaataaaatgagcactgaaattgaacatttcactaaaaacacatgtaaaagaatatgttgatggatttgtgaaattaagttccatgaaattaaaaaagacccataattcccaatttgaagattatTTCACACTGCAAATTGTCCAATTGTCAGGTATTATCACGCTTATTATTCCCAATTGGTGTGGTTCAGGTACTATTagcaattgggaaaaaatattgcTGGTGTATTGCTAACATTCTAGTTCAAAAGACTAACTGGGCTTCCATATTCCATATTGGTTTGCTCAATGTTACAGCTACTGATCAGCAAAGAATACAACTGTCTGGTGAAAGGCTTGACCGTATCAAAGTCCAATGATGTCGGGGGACACGGCCGTTCCATGTCTGGGGATTGCATTTTAGCCGACACTAACAAGGGAGACAACTGATGATCTGCACCTGCAGTGAGTTATTCCCCTTTAATTGCTGTTGAATTAATTTAACGGACAATAAAAAGGGAATAAACTGAAGATTTGCACCAGCAGTGAGTTATTTCTTTAAtatgctttttatttatttagcctACATTAACAAAGGAAGTAACTTAAGATTTGCATCAGCAGTGAGTTGTTTCTCTTTAGTTGCAGTCTCATTTTGTTTTCAACTTTCGTTACATATTAATTTCCTTTTGAATGTTTTTCTTTTGTGAATTTAATCAGATTTTAACAATCAAGGATCTGgcatggtaaaaaaaaaaattttttaatttGGGAAGACATTAATGTTAACTTTTTGCCTccaatttattgaaacataaatgTACAGTAAAACATCAGTGAGGGCATtataaaagaaaagttcttaatagAACGAGTACCATTTAAAGATATTAGAGTTTTAACAAGTTGATGTTCcctgatatttttattgttatgcaGGAAAGAAGTGGCTAAAAAGCTAaataagccgcgctctgagaaaaaaGGGCTAAACTaagtgcttaaattgttgtcccagattagcctgtgcagtccactcaggataatcagggactaAACTTTCCTCTTTAAAGTTATCTTTCTTTGAAAGAAAGtctcctctttatgaaaatccagtctagtcggacgttgttctccctgattagcttatCCCATTCCATACTAGCGCCGTATAAATGCGTTCAAATAACCTTAATTGGAATACCGACTGACGTATAAATGCGTCCGATAATCTATAGCGTGAATACCGAGTGTCGCAATAATGCGCATCTGCAGATGTAGCTCTGAATGCCTAGCGACGCAAAAATACGTCCGTTTTAATTGGTCTCTAAAATAAAGTTCTTTGTTTGCTGTCAGTTATCAACCAATGAAAATTCTTGTTACAAATGCTTTCTGAAACAGAAAGTAGATTTTTTCCCAACTTCTTCCGGtcataactttgacaaaatacGACGAGAACAGACACCTTTACAGAGCTTTTTTTCAATCATGGATTCCGATTCTTCGGACAATGAGAGTAATTTCAGTGGATTTGAATCAGATGATTTACCATTAGCAGATTTAATTGACTCGGATGATGAATTTGATGATAGTGACAAGGAAAATGAGTCTGTTGTAGAAGACGAAAATTGGACTGTAAATGATCGTTCTGATCGTTCGAAAAAGGCATTCTGTGGACCTGAGCCTGGCCCAAGATTCGATCTTGACCCTGACCAGACTGAATGGAACTTTGTTGAAATGTTCTTTCCAATGATGTTAGTTGAACTTCTTGTTGAACAAACCAACTTGTTTGCAAGacaaaaaatggaaataaaacatgACAAGTCATGGCGACCTGTCAGTGTGAAAGAGATGATGGCATGGCTTGGCATCAGGATCTATATGAGCATTGTGCAAGTAGGTAGAACCTCTGGAAAATCATGAAACTTTCACGAAAATAATACACGTTttaaattataacattattaaaattcatttatatttactgatattatatatatatatattataagatttcttaaccctttgcatgctgggaaatttgtcgtctgctaaaatgtcgtctgctgaatttataacacaagcattttgacaattttttcaaagaaaactatcagaatagcaaataatTTGAACCTTTTCCCCTTATCTACAAGATGATTGCCGgtatatcttttattttgatCCTGTACAATAATTGTGAATGTTTATGCCACCATGTGCACATTCCAAATCATGCTAATTATTTATACAATCAATGTATTACATACAAAATGAAACCATGCATATCAAACAGACATTgctaaaatgtatttgataaaaaAGTCTGTGTTCTGGTGTTGAAGTTGATTCAAGCAGCAGTACCTGAAAAATAGCAATTATTTTATATGACATAGTCTGTGTTCTTGTCTTGGCTGTTGAAGATGATTCATGCAACTTTATGCGTCttgaaaatacatataaataaatgttagacattattttcagaaattcctttttttttttcgaaactaATATTTGAACCGTTCTGTTTTCAGCTACCTCAGATGGCTATGTACTGGTCAACGGACATCTTGTATGGGAACTTTAGCGTCCGGCGAATCATGACAAGGGATCGGTTCATGAAAGTCTTGCAGTACCTCCACTGCAATGACAAGACCAAAATGAAGCCCAAGGGACATCCTGAGCACGACAAACTGTTCTTGATTCGGCCATTTCTTGATGTggtgaaaaaaatgtgtttgacccTGTACAATCCTCACAGAAATGTTTCGATTGACGAGGCGATGGTCAAGTTTCGCGGTCGTCTTGGATTTCGACAGTTCATGCCACTCAAACCAGCCAGGTACGGTGTGAAAGTGTGGGTACGTGCGGACCCAGTGAATGGATATGTCAATGATTTCCAAGTTTACACTGGGAAGGATGCTAACACGGCTGAAGTTGGGCTAGCAACAAGAGTTGTGTTGGACTTGAGCCATGAACTTCGGGGGAAATGGTACATTGTGAATGTGGACAATTTTTTTACGAGTCCCAAGTTGTTTGATGAACTTTTGAAACAAGAAACATATGCGCGTGGAACTGTTCGATCTAATAGAAAGGGCTATCCTGTGAAACAGCTTggaaaaaaaactgtcaaaacgcAGGGGGACTTTGTTTTTGCTACAAAAGGTGAACAACTTGCCAGTGTATGGATGGACAAAAAGGCAATTTACACGTTGTCTACAGCAGAAAACCCCAAAGACATTGACGCAACAGTTCTGCGTAAAACACGAAGTGGTGAAGTTCATGAAGTACAGGCCCCACGTACCATCCCCGAGTATAATCAGAATATGAACGGGGTCGATCATGCGGACCAGATGAGGACTGAGTATCCCACATTTCGCACATCAAGAAAGTGGTGGACGTACATGTTCTTTTTTCTGCTGGATACAGCTATCACCAACGGGTACGTCGTGATGAGGGAATCCCCTTTTCACCAGCAGAAGAGTAGAAACGGAAAACACAAAGACCGCACAGTTCTGGACTTCAGAATGAACTTGTCAAGGCAATTGATAGGAGACTATTGCGACAATGGGAGTGCTGTTGCAAAATTGGCCACGGTAAAAGCAGGACATTTCCCTGGACAGGCCGAAAAAAGAGGACGCTGCCGTCAGTGTGCAAAAGAAAAGAGACGGCGTGAGTGTCACGTCATTTGCCTTGAATGTCAAGTGCATATCTGTGTTCCTTGCTTCAAGGACTGGCATGTGGATTTGGCCAA from Dreissena polymorpha isolate Duluth1 chromosome 1, UMN_Dpol_1.0, whole genome shotgun sequence carries:
- the LOC127874549 gene encoding piggyBac transposable element-derived protein 4-like, with the protein product MDSDSSDNESNFSGFESDDLPLADLIDSDDEFDDSDKENESVVEDENWTVNDRSDRSKKAFCGPEPGPRFDLDPDQTEWNFVEMFFPMMLVELLVEQTNLFARQKMEIKHDKSWRPVSVKEMMAWLGIRIYMSIVQLPQMAMYWSTDILYGNFSVRRIMTRDRFMKVLQYLHCNDKTKMKPKGHPEHDKLFLIRPFLDVVKKMCLTLYNPHRNVSIDEAMVKFRGRLGFRQFMPLKPARYGVKVWVRADPVNGYVNDFQVYTGKDANTAEVGLATRVVLDLSHELRGKWYIVNVDNFFTSPKLFDELLKQETYARGTVRSNRKGYPVKQLGKKTVKTQGDFVFATKGEQLASVWMDKKAIYTLSTAENPKDIDATVLRKTRSGEVHEVQAPRTIPEYNQNMNGVDHADQMRTEYPTFRTSRKWWTYMFFFLLDTAITNGYVVMRESPFHQQKSRNGKHKDRTVLDFRMNLSRQLIGDYCDNGSAVAKLATVKAGHFPGQAEKRGRCRQCAKEKRRRECHVICLECQVHICVPCFKDWHVDLANSM